CTGCAAATATTTTCGTCTTAAATTTGTGTATCAGATTTGGAACAAAAGGGTTGGAACcctattaatttaaaaaataattatatgaactTTCTTTAAAAGTCAAATGCAGGAcagtaggaagcattttcagattgcgGGGTTAgggcacacattttgaaaatcagctaaaattgactcgctgtcaaaaaatTGCTATGATAATTACCATAATCAGCCCCATGCCCCCCCTCATCCTACGGCTCTATAATACACACTTAGGCAAGTAAGCATGCGGGTAAGAATGCATTCTTTTATTGGATTTCCATGTCTAACTTACATGTTACTTCCTGTACATTTGTTATCATGGTGTCTGCTAAACATTTAACATTCAGGAAACACTATTTATCAGCAAAACAGATATTTCTGAATTATGCTACCGATCTACGCACCAGGAGATATTCTGCAAGTTACCCTTTATTTCTTCAGAAATTATCAAACAAGTCATGATTTCTGAGCTATATAAAGGAGACTGTATCCACTCATAATCTTAGCACTATGTGTGTTGGTGCAGATACTTTACTTAACCTTTCTCGGAGAGCCCCTTGCAGTTTAGAAAATACGATCACCGTATCAACCCTTAATTCCAACATCCAAAGCAATCTGGCCAGTAATACAAATACTGTATCTACCATTCTGCCCTATGCCACGTGCAATATAGACAATGTGGATACCGTAGTAACCCTCCAGTTTAGCACTCATATGATTTGGACAACGTTACAGATACTGTACCTACCCTTCCTTCCAACGCCATATGCACTATCACAAACTCTAGCACCCCATATGCCTTATGCCATAAATCAGATACCTTAATTACCCTTTCTTTGGATGCCCTAGAAAAAAGGGATACTGTAGTCACCCCTGTTTCAAGCGCTCAATAAGGCAGATacaatgtactgtgaaatcatttaatttcgtgggcattaaatttcgtggttttgatcaaaacggcaatttcgtggggatatgaattcgtggatgtcaacttttgaacataaaatgaatgggaaatttacttcttcgttgggattaaatttcgtggattgactcaaccacgaaatccacgaaaagtAGTccccccacgaaaattaatgatttcacagtatctaacTGTGTGCTATAGACAACATGGATGCTGCATAGCGAAAATGGCCTTCGCTATACCGGGGCCGACACAGGGACGGAAGAGGTTAACAGACAGATATAAAAACAATGCAGTCACTTAGTACCCAAGATGGCCTTGGATTTCAGTTGGTGATATAGAACATGTGTAGATTCAATGGAGTCTGGAAGTGAAGCGCTGCTGCTCGTCGATGATTAGTCCTCCTGGCCAGGTGATTGGGATCCTCCTTTTTGATTGGctgtttctcctgtgacctcttacaGTGACCTAATTAAACTTAACTGAATGGGAGCCAAAAGGACATGCATTCTGAGGTTGGTTGCTTTCTTTCGTACTAAAATTACGTCGAAATATAAAAACGAACATTACTTTAATCTGTTTGTTATGTCACCACTTTTTGTTCCTTCTCAAAAAAtgttggtaagtcacacttgactgagcaactgtttgcgaaaactgttgtcattaaaagctggccaatcaaactccttgaccttagaaataacgtctgacgttaaaattattctttccaaATTGGAATTGATGCAACTCTCTcacggattacatattactaaacccgagaaTGGAATGGTGGTGTTGTTAAAACAttccaaacatcttatttgtcataCAGGTTAACagacgtcgttaccttcgaatgcatggtcaatatgtgaaaacaaatcccattgttgccctctcattgtgcgcaataaattcacgcatcgaatgcaCGGATGTCACACTCACaagatttaggacagatactactaagtAACCGCCATGAATTACTTAAtcagtaattacttaagtttgttgtgtgcgaggacgTAGACTGTTAAAGCACCAAATCACTATATTAGGAAGTTAAATATATGTCATAGCTAGTGGCAAGGATTCCGGTTACCGTGTATCTAGACAACCACCTCAATAACTCAGCGGTAGAATATCCGTTTCGAGTGCGAAATTTAACTTTTCAAACAGATAGTTAAGTGCCAGTCCATTGCACAACTAAGTGTCAGGAGCTAAAAATTTAATTcttaacttaaaactttaaaaagcttctgaaaccacagggcctaggcattttatatttgatatgtagcattgccctgATGTCCTCTATCAAatctgttcaaattatgcccctggggtgaaaagaggtcctgcccggggtcccaagttttacatagacttaatgaggaaaacatcttcttgtctgaaagtacaaggcctaggcctttgatattaggtatgtagcattgccttgtggtcctctaacaataattttcaaattatgccccctggtgaaaagaggccccgcccgaTGGTcactttttttacataaaacaaaaaagccCTTATAACTGGgcaatgcttgggcctaggactcTTCAACTAATAGGGAGATTAGACCTGAAGAGAAGACGACATTGAAGTCAAAGATCAAAGTACCTGTAACCTTTATTACCAGAAAAGCGTATAACTCTGCAATGCTTATGACTAGGACCCTCATAGTTAGTAGGGATTTAGGTCCTGACCAGTAGATGAACCCGAGTACAAAAGTTTTGGCCCATTTCACCATGACCTTTAGTACCAAAAAGCTTGATAACTGTGACCTTCAAACTTAGTAGAGAAGTTAGTCGtggccagtagatgacccttcaggcaaaggtcaatgtcaccgtGACCTTTAGTACTAAAAACCAAAAACCTTATAACTCTGCATAGCTTCGGTGTAGAACTctaaaacttaataggaaggttctCCAAGTGGTTCTGACatttaccatgacctactgacctactgtctgTATTTGAAGCTAGAGCTATTGAATTTGAACCACTTGTTCTCTTTTTGCATGATATGAAACAAATTCCAAAATTATCCTTGGCCCAACATGGTTTGAACCTAGGACCTTGCGTTCTctaagcggacactctaccacgtcgccaTAAATGCTAGCTGATAGGCAAGGGAGTAAAAGTGTGGTAATATATTTCTACTTCACCTGACCCTCTTGTTATCTGCAGTACTTGAAATCAGAGCAAAACTTATTTGCCTTACAGACATATCTATTGCAGTCATTAAAATGTCTTCATACTTTGTGTCCTGCATATCCTGGACTTTACTTTTTGTGCACAAACCACTCGGTATTTAATTTAGTCTTGTCCTTGCGTCCAATCCCGGGGTGGTTCCACACACTGAgacaaatgtttaaaacagacgTTGCAGCCGAAATATTACAAGATGACCATTATATATTGATATAGATTTGCCCAAGAAGAAGGAACCTTTGCTATGTTTAActtgtacaaaaatgtattttattacgtTTCCCTATTTGTTAATTGATAAAACTTACAAAACATTCCGAAATGGTTACTGGATAAGTATCAGTTGTTGTACAGAAGTACCTTTGATATATATCATAACAGTTGAGGGGTTTGCACAGGGAGATTCACACCTGCAACCAAGATCATGTTTAAAGTTTAATGATAAAAAGTAAGACTGGTACGTTTTTAACTGATTAAATATACATACTCAATTACTATTAAGAtatggatataaaataaaaacgttcATAGTTTTAAATACAAAAGGGGATAAGTTGACGGTAAATTGTTTACGGAGATCACACCGTGTCAGAGTTGCAGAATTGACAGGTTTATAGCAGTTTCACTAcggaggggattcaggtttatgacgcaAGCTTTTTCCACAAGAGTTTTGCAACGAATTAAACTGTCTATCAGTACAGCTCAGAGTACTTGCACACCTCTTTAGTAactattatctattccattcgaaaacctgtggaattttccacccaccaatcaaaatgtacagttttaaacaGCTGTTAAGTAAGTTTTTCGTTTTTGGTGCGTGGTATTCCCTGTAtggtatttgtctttgttttttacccTAGATATTAACAGAAAGTAAAggtgaaatcaataccggcctaCGGCCGGAAAAATAGTGGAACCAAGCCGGTGTCAATTTTACAGTTGTCTGTATACATTTATGCAGATATATGTATCTGTTCTTGAGTTTCATCCAAGAAAATCGACCGATTCGTACGTGACTTTGCCATTCGCCATGTCGACGACTTTAACGCGTATTTAAAATAATTcgccaaattttcaaaaaatttctctAATCAGATGGCCTAATGATACAAATACGTCAGAATCAACTTACAGCGTCAAAATATTTTGACTAGATTCTCCTGGCATTACGAATAGGTCAGGCTTATACTGTCTTGGTAGAGAATCtccaaactttttttaaatgtgatCAGTAGCAGCACAGACCGACAGACAAACACCATGAAAAAAGTATCTCTCTCACACCTTCGATTTGGTGAggtgaaataataaatatttgacTTACGTGACCCCCTTCCATCGTCCATTTTAGCTGCACGTCGACGTCTGGCGAGAAACGTTTAAATTTTAAGTCATAACTCATTAGAATTAACTGCTAAATATCAACTCATAAATGTCCCGCGAGCGCTTCCGTAGATACCTTACCAGATTTATACTATCGTATATGACTCACTGCTCTGGTCAGTAATTGCATATGGACCCTCAGTATGGGGTACAAAAAGGTTTTCCTGTATCGAGGCAGTCCAGAACAGGGCTATGCGCTTCTTTCTGGGGACAGTAAGGTATACGCCAAACTCTGCTGTTGCTGGTGATATGTGCTAGGACTGTACATTTGCCAAGCAACTAAAGTGTGTTTCCAACGTATAAATGATAATAGAACAGTTAAGCTTGTTTtgaattattgtcagagaatctcTGACAGAAATTGTAATAATTGGAAAtttggaatttttattttgtagaattttcaGATAATATCAATGTACATAATATATTGGTGTTGAACAtgtgaatttatataaaaaaaaacattgttagaTAAAGTTAAATTTTATCCTTTCAAGTACTGATATTGTTAAAACTGCTGCAAAATCCTGCTACCATATATTAGAAGCTAGAACACACCTCCTATATTATAGTTTAGTTAGCAAAACAAAGTGCATTCGTGATCGTTACTTCTTGAATGGAATATATGTGAACATTTGGCAAAGTAATGGTGTATTGTGTGAGGGAGATAAATGAGATGTTATAATACTCCATTAAAATAGAAAACGATGAAGATGGGTTTAGTGGTAAATGATATGTGTAGTAGatgttgtaaatataaaaaggtatttttttagGCTTGTGAGATTCTTATCCTGGTTGTAATACTGTTATATCCTTTTATGTAAGGTTAGGTAGTCCGGTCATCCCTAATTGGATTAGGGCTGATATTTGAAGTCTTAAGACTTTAGAGCTAGTTTTCGAAGTGAATgtcttaaaatttttgttttatggcAGGTTTTAGTACTAGATTAACAGTGGTAAtctaacttttaataaatgtaattattatatGTTATTGTCATATTGTCGTTACTAACAGTGTCTTATAATTATAATCATAGAATgaccatttacatttttatcttacttATGTATATATGCTTTTATCTACTGTATAAATGTAAGTGGATGAGACTTAATGTATATATAGAGATATAGATGTAGACATAAACAATACTTTGCCTAAGGATTGAGGTTGACATAAAAGCTATTTATTAtgtgtcaaagatttgcatttaCAAGTGTACATTTGTCGAAATAATATGATTGCATTGgtgtcaaaaaataaaatcttaataaaaactTCATTAATCAAAGTTGCAAGTTGGCAATACTGAGTTTCCTGAATAAATTAAGATATAGgtaaaatttaaagtgattgtTTCCTTTTGTATCGACCCAAGGTGGCACTTATACAATTTATACAGAATAAGCCAATATACAATTTACGTTTCAGGCGATTCTTCAGGTGGGAAGGTAACTGCCAACATCGATGATGAGTTTCATATTTGTCAAACTGGTTATAAATGAGAATAACATCTAAAAAGACATACTTCGGAGAATGACTTATTGTGTGACCCTGCAGTAGGCCTAAAAttcttgtacatgtacattttctgCCATTAGACAGACACGATTTCATCTGTTACACATGTATTTTCACATAACGTTTGTCccattgtaaaaatatccttttatCCTTCTCGCTCATAATTGCCTGTACTGCATTATTTCCATGGCTGCCAAAATCCATTTCTGAAAGAAGGATTTGCAAGCGGGTCTCCTGATGGGTAGTGACAGTTTACCATGCCTGACTGGTAATATTCAAGTCTTTTAAGCATATGTCGAGTGATATCTGGAAACCTTTCTGACAGATCCGTTTTCTCATTCGGATCTATTTTTATGTTCATAAGCAATATTTTGTGGAAACCTGTCGATGTATTTGTTGGTGCAATTGGTCCTGAATCtattgacaaaataaatacaatatttaaataGACAGTCATTGGTGGGCTGGCAACTATATTATCCAAACAACtgcaaaatataattttcaccCGACAAAAATgtcaacatgaaaaaatataacaGTTCTTCCTTTTTGTTAGTTAATAGGATAACATCTTCGTTGTTAATATGGCCAGTTTAAAGACGAACAAGCCCAAAATTCATTTGATGTATGCATCGGAACTTTCAAGTTCCAGAAACATAATATTAACGCTTATAAAACCTTTGCCATTACGGCTGTGAAGCGAACGGCCTAGTGGTTAAATTTAGCGATCTCGTGCATTTAACGGCATAAAAAAGCATAACTGTCGGTGGCTTAGGTAATGAATAGGTGATGCCTGTTAACAAGTAACacatagaaaataaagaaaatgcaacCAATAATGAAGCAGATGTTAGGTTGAATTAGTGTCCTTGTTTTAACGTCCTATTCGTACTGTGTGTTGATGATGAATTTTCTGAACCAAACAAGAACACACGGCGAAAATGGAGAAATATAGTAATATCTGAAAAAACGCATAGTTGCCCATTCTtttgttagtttctttctgttatATATGATGTAAATTACATCTAATGTATTTATACTGTAACAGTAAGAAGGAAAACTGGTTACTAATAAAATAgaagataaagataaaaaatatgcatttttttgcaCAATACTCTCCGGCTGGACATAAAGCCGTGTTGATATCCCGCCGTGATTTGACCGTAACTTCTCATATTTGAAATTTGTAGTTACCAAATAACCCACAGCTTCCGATTTAAACTACTcagaatttgccgatgatattaaAAAAGACAAGGTAGCTCTAACACTATTTTATCAACCAATGGAAGTGGATGGAATCAGGCGTGGCAATGAAAACGACAAAATCCACGAGGACAGGTAAATAGCAAGATTCCCGGCGTGCGAAGGCGTTTTCACTTGATAGGAGGAACTTAAAGTTTGTGAGAAGGATTAAAGCATATATCAACAAACATATAATATATCAACAACtaataaaacagtaaatatttcaaTGGCACCATTTCCGCCATCTGcttaaaatattcagtttttaagCTACTGCATACCTGGATATCCGGTTATAATTTTCCAGTCGCCCATTCGCAGTGATGCTCGCGTTGTTGTATTGAATGTATTATTAAAAAGTGGTTTTCCAGGGGAAATAACTCTTGGATTGATGTCATGAAGTATTTCTTTCCTCGGGCTCTGTAAACCATACCTGTAGAATTAAAAAGCTTACTAAAGTAGACCTTAACAGATTATTACAAACATGTTATCTCAAACCGTtcgttttcatttcattttattttagcgctccatcaaaactatttgatatataaCTTCTAAGTAGGAAGTGGATCATATTACAAAACGTAAATGGGTTGATTAGTAGTAACGGTCATACTGACATTTTGATAGATATAATGACTTTAGTGTAGTCTGACATTTAATTTTCTGAAACTCTCATAGCATTTCTAATAACACAAAACTATTTTGAACTATTCTTTcaatattgaaattatatatctAGTACTGCTCActgtttttgtaattaaaagcAGTCCAATGGAAAAGACATTGGTTAGCATGATTTTGACCATGACACTATAATATGGATactagtaaaatatattttggtaTTCGTCAGTGTGATTCGTGGTGTTCCGGTCCATTTTCATTAATGTTCTtagttttttatatttcaatgttatcAGTATCTAATAATTGTCATGTGTTTATCAATAATGAAGATTTACTTAATTGTTTTCCATTGATCATATCCGTCTAAAGGGTTGGTACCGCTAACATTTCCCCCGGCAAGGTTAAGAAGCGTTGGGAACCAATCAGTTACATGCATGAGTTCATTTGAGACGGAACCAGCGGCCTGTTCGCCTAAAAGAGGACAATTTACGAATCCAACAGCACGTATTCCTCCTTCGTATAAGCAGCCTTTCTCACCCTTCAGTGGCCAATTACTGGCACCACGTTCAATGTTCCCTCCATTGTCTGTTACGGAAACATGTGTTAGACATTTTAGAAATACTAATTTGAAACGAGTATTAATATTCTATTGGACAAAACTAGCAGGTATACAATTAAATCTTCTAACGCAGCTTTATAATTATTCGGCAATTTCTTTACAAAAgcctaaaatatatttatgttaattagagTACTTTTAGCAAACTATGTTGTAATTAACCTAAATGTCAACTAAACAATTTTAGGACCTGTTGTGAAGATCAGTAATGTGTTGTCCCACAACCCGCGTTCTTTCATAGCGTCCACAACGTTTCCTACTGACTCGTCCATACATGTTACCATTCCTT
The nucleotide sequence above comes from Mercenaria mercenaria strain notata unplaced genomic scaffold, MADL_Memer_1 contig_5072, whole genome shotgun sequence. Encoded proteins:
- the LOC128554487 gene encoding arylsulfatase J-like, whose protein sequence is MARDQLLTKEQSAFMTKPHILLIVADDLGFYDVGYHGSRIKTPNIDRLAFSGVRLENYVQPICTPTRGQLLTGRYQIHTGLQWLLWPTTPYGLTLDNPTIADKLKEAGYATHMVGKWHLGFYKKEYLPTYRGFDSFFGFLNGHSDYYNHSVKYKGMNGYDLFENDHPANISKYTGSYSTTLFTEKVRDTIQNHNTEKPLFIYLSYQAVHSPLQVPKRYVDLNKNINKRMKIRRQYAGMVTCMDESVGNVVDAMKERGLWDNTLLIFTTDNGGNIERGASNWPLKGEKGCLYEGGIRAVGFVNCPLLGEQAAGSVSNELMHVTDWFPTLLNLAGGNVSGTNPLDGYDQWKTIKYGLQSPRKEILHDINPRVISPGKPLFNNTFNTTTRASLRMGDWKIITGYPDSGPIAPTNTSTGFHKILLMNIKIDPNEKTDLSERFPDITRHMLKRLEYYQSGMVNCHYPSGDPLANPSFRNGFWQPWK